From the genome of Croceibacterium atlanticum:
TGCGCGGATAGCATCGCTGTCATAGGCCTTGTCAGCCAGGAAAGTGCTGCCGGGTGGTACGACATCAAGCAGCGCTACAGCCTCGCGGCAATCGCTGGCTTGTCCTTCCGACAGATGCAGGCCGACCGGTAAACCCCGGCCATCAACCAGCGCATGGATCTTGGTAGTCAGGCCGCCCCGGGAACGTCCCATGCAGCGATTGGGGGCCCCCTTTTTAGGGTCGCACCATGCTGGTGGACCCGGATCGAGGAACTGTCGATCATGACCAGTTCGCCATCGAAAGCGGCGCTGACGGAGGACAGAAGCCGGTCCCATACGCCAGCTTTGCGCCAACGCACGAAACGGTTGTAGCACGTCGTGTATGGCCCATAGCGCTCCGGGATATCCGCCCAGGGGCTGCCTGTGCGAAACCGCCACAATATCCCATTGATCACCCGACGATCATCAACACGCGGAACACCGCGCACCTTGTTCGGCAACAACGGCTCGATCACCGACCACTCGAAATCCGTAAGCTCAAATCTGCGACGGCTCATCCAAGGCTCCTTCAAATGCCTTGAATCAATCCAATCTACATCTCGCAAGCCAGTTTATGAGTTTACCACCTAGGCTCACGATTCCAATTCCCCATCAGCCCTTTGGCACTGACTATCGGCAGCTTTGGTAAATTTTACGTAACCGCCTGAAAGTGGAGGAACTTGCCGAAGCTTTGCCATGCGCCGTTGCGGTTTGCGCGGGCTGGCCGTAATGCTGGCACACA
Proteins encoded in this window:
- a CDS encoding IS5 family transposase (programmed frameshift), coding for MSRRRFELTDFEWSVIEPLLPNKVRGVPRVDDRRVINGILWRFRTGSPWADIPERYGPYTTCYNRFVRWRKAGVWDRLLSSVSAAFDGELVMIDSSSIRVHQHGATPKKGAPNRCMGRSRGGLTTKIHALVDGRGLPVGLHLSEGQASDCREAVALLDVVPPGSTFLADKAYDSDAIRARIESNGGFANIPAKRNRRKGFAFSAFLYRYRNLIERFFGKLKHARGLATRYDKRADNFLAAIKLFSARLWIATNESTA